One window from the genome of Bartonella sp. WD16.2 encodes:
- a CDS encoding site-specific tyrosine recombinase XerD encodes MKSSAVIDRFLEMMSAERGACAHTLSAYQNDLQWAHGQLCLRSVSLFSAKREDLINLLSLMHTAGFAATSQARRLSTLRQFYQFLYTEGLRTDDPSHDIDTPRQRRLLPKTMSEDMVTKLLDRAQLEVDQADYGSKNHLRALRLQVLIEMLYATGLRISELVSLPVQAVRGKEQFIVVRGKGEKERMVLLSVKACQVISQWLVLRDQGKDVASFYLFPARSSTGYVARQFVARGLKDLAKRAGVKSSSFSPHVLRHAFASHLLQNGADLRVVQHLLGHCDISTTQIYTHVLEERLYCLVNEHHPLADQQKAG; translated from the coding sequence ATGAAAAGTAGTGCTGTGATAGATCGTTTTCTTGAAATGATGAGTGCTGAACGAGGGGCTTGTGCTCATACACTTTCTGCTTATCAAAATGATTTACAATGGGCACATGGCCAATTGTGTTTACGCTCTGTTTCACTTTTTTCGGCAAAAAGAGAGGATTTAATCAATCTTTTGTCGCTTATGCATACTGCTGGTTTTGCGGCTACTTCACAAGCACGTCGTTTATCAACTTTGCGTCAGTTTTATCAATTTCTTTATACTGAAGGGTTAAGAACAGATGATCCTTCTCATGATATTGATACGCCTCGTCAAAGACGTCTTTTGCCAAAAACTATGAGTGAAGATATGGTAACAAAATTACTTGATCGCGCGCAACTAGAAGTGGATCAAGCAGATTATGGATCGAAGAATCATCTGCGCGCGTTGCGTCTTCAGGTATTAATTGAAATGCTTTATGCGACAGGATTACGCATTAGTGAGTTGGTGAGTCTTCCGGTTCAAGCAGTACGCGGAAAGGAACAATTTATTGTTGTTCGTGGTAAGGGAGAAAAAGAACGTATGGTTCTCTTATCAGTTAAAGCGTGCCAAGTTATTTCTCAGTGGTTAGTTTTGCGTGATCAGGGCAAGGATGTGGCAAGCTTTTATCTTTTTCCTGCTCGCTCATCAACAGGATATGTCGCCCGCCAGTTTGTTGCACGAGGGTTAAAAGACCTCGCTAAAAGAGCAGGAGTGAAAAGCAGCAGTTTTTCTCCCCATGTTTTGCGTCACGCTTTTGCTAGTCATCTTTTGCAAAATGGTGCTGATTTACGTGTTGTTCAACATTTATTGGGGCATTGTGATATTTCTACTACCCAGATTTATAC
- a CDS encoding MliC family protein — protein sequence MKKILPILGLFALGAFVIFYFLFNKTNIFSSSLVIKIPSNSNPTKETIAYQCGTQTNRERIEVTYLNAGNISLVDFTWKGERIVGANVISASGSKYAGAQYIWWTTKNEAALYDLINDPDEEKPIMCEEERNTN from the coding sequence ATGAAAAAAATTCTACCTATTTTAGGACTTTTCGCTTTAGGAGCTTTTGTTATTTTTTATTTCTTGTTCAATAAAACTAATATTTTTTCCAGTTCTTTAGTCATTAAAATACCAAGCAATTCAAATCCCACTAAAGAAACAATTGCCTATCAATGTGGCACACAAACCAATAGAGAGCGCATTGAAGTTACTTATCTCAACGCTGGTAATATTTCGTTAGTCGATTTCACATGGAAAGGTGAACGTATTGTTGGAGCAAATGTAATTTCAGCTTCAGGTTCAAAATATGCGGGAGCCCAATATATCTGGTGGACAACTAAAAATGAAGCTGCACTTTATGACCTTATTAATGACCCCGATGAAGAAAAACCCATTATGTGTGAAGAAGAAAGAAATACAAACTAA
- the mnhG gene encoding monovalent cation/H(+) antiporter subunit G encodes MKDDISLWIAIIITIFLVLGSGLTLIGAMGLMRFSCFYERLHMPSLGASLGTGSIVIASILYAIFVDGHFVVHEALLAIFTLVTIPVTTMLLSQAAAHRDHSEDWLQKPPTFLLNETEEKLPTLEDKTSH; translated from the coding sequence ATGAAAGATGACATTTCGCTTTGGATTGCCATTATTATTACTATTTTTTTAGTGCTGGGATCTGGTCTTACACTTATTGGAGCAATGGGGCTTATGCGCTTTTCTTGCTTTTATGAGCGTCTCCATATGCCTTCATTGGGTGCAAGTTTAGGAACTGGAAGTATTGTTATTGCTTCAATCCTTTATGCGATATTTGTAGATGGTCATTTTGTTGTGCATGAAGCTTTGTTAGCAATTTTTACGCTTGTAACAATACCTGTTACGACTATGCTTCTCTCACAGGCTGCAGCACACCGAGACCACTCAGAAGATTGGCTGCAAAAGCCGCCAACCTTTTTGTTAAATGAGACAGAAGAAAAACTGCCTACATTGGAAGATAAAACATCACATTGA
- a CDS encoding K+/H+ antiporter subunit F encodes MSMVILYWGIFLSQIFLSLAMILAFFRLIYGPRAQDRVVGLDTLYMTTVLLFLIFDIRSGTNIYFDVALMIGLLGPISSVALAKFLMRGEIIE; translated from the coding sequence ATGAGTATGGTGATCCTTTATTGGGGAATTTTCCTCTCACAGATTTTCTTAAGTTTGGCGATGATTCTGGCGTTTTTTCGATTAATCTATGGTCCAAGAGCACAGGATAGAGTTGTGGGGCTGGATACTCTTTATATGACGACTGTCCTTTTATTTCTTATATTTGATATTCGTTCAGGGACAAATATTTATTTTGATGTTGCTCTTATGATTGGGTTGTTAGGTCCTATCTCAAGTGTTGCTTTAGCAAAGTTTCTGATGCGTGGAGAAATTATTGAATGA
- a CDS encoding Na+/H+ antiporter subunit E — protein MKRFFPHPFLSGAIVFMWLILNGFSLGQFLLGSIISLFGGWMMQLLEPEKITVKSWNAVFRLVFRVLVDSICANITMAWLILTKKHKKQCSGFIVVPLVLKSRTALAILACIFSAIPGTVWIAYNSKNSELLVHVFNLTDGNDYQQLIKQRYEQLLLEIF, from the coding sequence ATGAAGCGCTTTTTTCCTCATCCTTTTCTAAGTGGTGCGATTGTTTTTATGTGGCTTATTTTAAACGGTTTTAGTTTGGGCCAATTCCTTTTAGGAAGTATAATTTCTTTGTTTGGTGGTTGGATGATGCAGCTGCTTGAACCAGAAAAAATCACAGTTAAAAGTTGGAATGCAGTTTTTCGGTTGGTTTTTCGAGTATTGGTAGATTCTATTTGTGCAAATATTACGATGGCTTGGTTGATTTTAACAAAAAAACATAAAAAGCAGTGCTCTGGTTTTATTGTTGTGCCTCTTGTACTTAAAAGTCGTACGGCTTTAGCTATTTTAGCATGTATTTTTTCGGCAATTCCAGGTACTGTTTGGATTGCGTATAATAGCAAAAATAGTGAACTTCTAGTTCATGTTTTCAATTTAACAGATGGGAATGATTATCAACAGTTAATCAAACAACGATATGAGCAATTGCTTTTGGAGATTTTCTAA